A genomic window from Lotus japonicus ecotype B-129 chromosome 1, LjGifu_v1.2 includes:
- the LOC130728375 gene encoding phospholipase A(1) LCAT3 isoform X1, with protein sequence MRLCPCFGDGNTEQAAVADRDPVLLVSGMGGSILNSKPKGFGVTTRVWVRLLLADLEFRKKIWSIYNPKTGYTESLDKKSDIVVPQDDHGLYAIDILDPSWFTKCVHLTEVYHFHDMIDMLVECGHKKGTTLFGYGYDFRQSNRIDKLLDGLKHKLETAYKASGGRKVNIISHSMGGVLILSFMTLHKDLFSKYVNKWIALACPFQGAPGCVNDCLLTGLEFVEGFESYFFVSRWSFHQLLVECPSIYEMLPNPKYEWKKQPEILVWRKLTKDGDISATLESYGPVESISLFEEALRHNELNYNGKLISLPFNTAIFKWASGTREVLCNAKLPDGVSFYNIYGTSFDTPFDVCYGSEKSPIEDLSEVCQTLPQYSYVDGDGTVPSESAKADGLEAIERVGVAAEHRALLRDKTVFQLIQKWLGVEPVVSKQSKTSKVVDIAAIKPMIL encoded by the exons ATGCGGTTGTGTCCCTGTTTTGGCGACGGAAACACCGAGCAAGCAGCGGTGGCGGATCGCGACCCGGTCCTACTAGTCTCCGGCATGGGTGGCTCCATCCTCAACTCCAAACCCAAGGGATTCGGTGTCACCACTCGTGTCTGGGTCAGGCTCCTCCTCGCTGACCTCGAGTTTCGCAAGAAGATTTGGTCCATCTACAATCCCAAAACAG GTTACACGGAATCGTTAGACAAGAAATCTGATATTGTGGTTCCTCAAGATGATCATGGCCTCTATGCAATTGATATTTTAGATCCTTCATgg TTTACGAAATGCGTACATTTGACGGAGGTGTATCATTTTCATGACATGATTGACATGCTTGTTGAATGTGGGCATAAGAAAGGAACCACCTTGTTTGGATATGGATATGATTTCAGGCAAAGCAATAG GATTGACAAGTTATTGGATGGTCTTAAACACAAGTTGGAAACTGCTTACAAGGCCTCTGGTGGAAGAAAAGTCAATATAATCTCACACTCGATGGGAGGAGTTTTGATCTTGTCTTTCATGACACTTCATAAAGAT CTGTTTTCAAAATATGTGAATAAGTGGATTGCCTTGGCTTGCCCTTTCCAAG GAGCCCCGGGGTGCGTCAATGATTGTTTATTAACTGGACTAGAGTTTGTTGAAGGCTTTGAAAGCTATTTTTTTGTATCAAGGTGGAGTTTTCATCAATTG CTAGTTGAGTGTCCATCAATCTATGAGATGTTGCCAAATCCCAAATATGAATGGAAAAAGCAGCCAGAAATTCTAGTTTGGCGCAAGCTTACAAAGGATGGGGATATTAGCGCAACTCTGGAATCTTATGGACCAGTCGAGAGTATCTCTTTATTTGAAGAAGCATTGAGGCACAATGAG CTAAATTATAACGGAAAGCTGATATCACTGCCCTTTAACACTGCTATCTTCAAATGGGCTAGTGGAACTCGTGAAGTTTTATGTAATGCAAAACTGCCAGATGGGGTCAGCTTCTATAACATTTATGGGACATCATTTGACACGCCTTTTGATGTTTG CTATGGTTCGGAAAAATCTCCAATAGAAGACTTATCTGAAGTATGCCAAACATTG CCACAATATTCTTATGTTGACGGAGATGGAACAGTTCCCTCGGAATCGGCCAAG GCGGATGGacttgaagccattgaaaggGTGGGAGTTGCTGCCGAGCACCGTGCACTATTACGAGATAAAACCGTATTTCAGCTTATTCAAAAATGGTTGGGTGTTGAGCCAGTGGTTAGCAAGCAATCTAAGACATCAAAAGTGGTAGATATTGCTGCAATCAAGCCTATGATTCTATAA
- the LOC130728375 gene encoding phospholipase A(1) LCAT3 isoform X2, translating into MRLCPCFGDGNTEQAAVADRDPVLLVSGMGGSILNSKPKGFGVTTRVWVRLLLADLEFRKKIWSIYNPKTGYTESLDKKSDIVVPQDDHGLYAIDILDPSWFTKCVHLTEVYHFHDMIDMLVECGHKKGTTLFGYGYDFRQSNRIDKLLDGLKHKLETAYKASGGRKVNIISHSMGGVLILSFMTLHKDLFSKYVNKWIALACPFQGAPGCVNDCLLTGLEFVEGFESYFFVSRWSFHQLLVECPSIYEMLPNPKYEWKKQPEILVWRKLTKDGDISATLESYGPVESISLFEEALRHNELNYNGKLISLPFNTAIFKWASGTREVLCNAKLPDGVSFYNIYGTSFDTPFDVCYGSEKSPIEDLSEVCQTLPQYSYVDGDGTVPSESAKAYKSRQIDGYGFRCEYLERIYDRI; encoded by the exons ATGCGGTTGTGTCCCTGTTTTGGCGACGGAAACACCGAGCAAGCAGCGGTGGCGGATCGCGACCCGGTCCTACTAGTCTCCGGCATGGGTGGCTCCATCCTCAACTCCAAACCCAAGGGATTCGGTGTCACCACTCGTGTCTGGGTCAGGCTCCTCCTCGCTGACCTCGAGTTTCGCAAGAAGATTTGGTCCATCTACAATCCCAAAACAG GTTACACGGAATCGTTAGACAAGAAATCTGATATTGTGGTTCCTCAAGATGATCATGGCCTCTATGCAATTGATATTTTAGATCCTTCATgg TTTACGAAATGCGTACATTTGACGGAGGTGTATCATTTTCATGACATGATTGACATGCTTGTTGAATGTGGGCATAAGAAAGGAACCACCTTGTTTGGATATGGATATGATTTCAGGCAAAGCAATAG GATTGACAAGTTATTGGATGGTCTTAAACACAAGTTGGAAACTGCTTACAAGGCCTCTGGTGGAAGAAAAGTCAATATAATCTCACACTCGATGGGAGGAGTTTTGATCTTGTCTTTCATGACACTTCATAAAGAT CTGTTTTCAAAATATGTGAATAAGTGGATTGCCTTGGCTTGCCCTTTCCAAG GAGCCCCGGGGTGCGTCAATGATTGTTTATTAACTGGACTAGAGTTTGTTGAAGGCTTTGAAAGCTATTTTTTTGTATCAAGGTGGAGTTTTCATCAATTG CTAGTTGAGTGTCCATCAATCTATGAGATGTTGCCAAATCCCAAATATGAATGGAAAAAGCAGCCAGAAATTCTAGTTTGGCGCAAGCTTACAAAGGATGGGGATATTAGCGCAACTCTGGAATCTTATGGACCAGTCGAGAGTATCTCTTTATTTGAAGAAGCATTGAGGCACAATGAG CTAAATTATAACGGAAAGCTGATATCACTGCCCTTTAACACTGCTATCTTCAAATGGGCTAGTGGAACTCGTGAAGTTTTATGTAATGCAAAACTGCCAGATGGGGTCAGCTTCTATAACATTTATGGGACATCATTTGACACGCCTTTTGATGTTTG CTATGGTTCGGAAAAATCTCCAATAGAAGACTTATCTGAAGTATGCCAAACATTG CCACAATATTCTTATGTTGACGGAGATGGAACAGTTCCCTCGGAATCGGCCAAG GCATATAAAAGTAGGCAGATAGATGGATACGGTTTTAG GTGTGAATATCTTGAGAGGATCTATGATAGGATTTGA
- the LOC130728374 gene encoding uncharacterized protein LOC130728374, with translation MARQCCMVKKSNGKWRMCTDYTSLNKVCPKDSYPLPNVDKLVDGASGNELLSLMDAYSGYNQIMMHPSDEESTTFMTNQASYCYKTMPFGLKNAGATYQRLMDKIFSKQVGRNMEVYVDDMIVKSVRASDHGGDLKEVFTQLRTYQMKLNPEKCSFGIQGGKFLGFMLTSRGIEVNPDKGRAILEMKSPTSVKEVQRLTGRMAALSRFLPMAGDKAAPFFTCLKKNSKFQWTEECEQAFTKLKESLATLPVLSKPTPGFPLVLYLAVTDKAVSTVLLQEEGKKQKVIYFVSHTLQGAELRYQKIEKAALAILKTARRLRPYFQSFQVKVKTDVPLRQVLQKPDLSEYDIQYEPRGQVTVQSLIDFVAELTPTEDEKTRGEWVLSVDGSSNKTGSGAGITIESPDKMIIEQSLKFEFKASNNQSEYEALIAGLRLAIELGVQKLFIKGDSQLVVKQVKGEYQVKDPQLSKYLEVVHRLMMEVKEIKIEHVPRGQNERADVLAKLASTGRLGNYQTVIQETLPRPSIDLVEIKLKAVKSVIEGEPSWMESIKIFLENPPKDDDVNTRAKRREASFYTVVDGELYRRGIMSPMLKCVDTKNANGIMAEVHEGVCSSHIGGKSLAVKIVRAGFYWPTMKKDCLEYVKKCEKCQVFSDLHKAPPEELTTMMAPWPFAMWGVDILGPFPVAKAQMKYIIVAVDYFTKWIEAEAVATITAAKVRSFLWRRIVCRFGVPMTLVMDNGTQFTSSVTREFCTEMGIEMRFASVEHPQTNGQAESANKVILKGLKKKLDEAKGLWAEELPGVLWAYNTTEQSSTKETPYRLTYGTDAMLPVEIENQNWRVARFNENDNGENLIANLVMLPEEQREAHIRNEAGKVKVARKFSTKVVPRKMRVGDLVLRKNTIPDKHNKLSPNWGGPYRIIGDVGGGAYKLEQLNGQKVPRTWNASHLKQYFS, from the coding sequence atggctcgccaatgttgtatggtcaaaaaatccaatgggaagtggcgaatgtgcacggactacacaagcttgaacaaagtgtgtcctaaagattcatatccacttcccaatgtcgataagcttgtggatggagcgtcggggaatgaacttttaagtctcatggatgcttattcgggctacaatcaaatcatgatgcatccatcggatgaagaaagtacaacatttatgaccaatcaggcgagttactgttacaagacaatgccttttggattgaagaatgcaggagctacgtaccaacgactcatggataaaatcttttcaaaacaagtgggcaggaatatggaggtatatgtggacgacatgatcgtaaagtccgtcagggctagtgatcatggcggcgatcttaaggaagtgtttactcaattaagaacatatcaaatgaagttgaatcctgagaagtgttcttttgggatccagggaggaaagttcttgggattcatgttgacatcgagaggaatagaagtgaatcctgataagggaagggcgatcttagagatgaaaagcccaacaagtgtcaaagaagttcagcgtttgacaggacgaatggccgccttgtcacgtttcttgccaatggcgggtgacaaagcggccccattcttcacatgcttaaaaaagaattcaaagtttcagtggacagaggaatgcgaacaagcttttaccaaattaaaggaatcattggccacattgccagtactttccaagccaacaccaggctttccattagtgctctatctagcagttactgacaaggcggtgagtacagtgttgctccaggaagagggaaaaaagcagaaagttatatatttcgtgagccatactttacagggggcagagttgcggtaccaaaaaattgaaaaggctgcattggcgattttgaaaactgcgaggcgccttaggccttatttccaaagtttccaagttaaagttaaaactgatgtccccttaagacaagtacttcagaagcccgatttgtcagaatatgatatacaatatgagccaaggggccaagtcacagttcaaagtttgatcgacttcgtggcggaattaacacccacggaagacgagaagactcgaggagaatgggtcttatctgtggatggatcctctaataagactggaagtggggctgggataacaattgaaagtccagacaaaatgatcattgaacagtctctaaagttcgagttcaaggcgagcaacaatcaatctgagtatgaggctttgattgccggcttaaggctagccattgagctgggggtccaaaagttatttatcaagggagattcgcagttagtggttaaacaggtgaaGGGCGAATACCAAgtaaaggatccgcaactttccaaatacttggaagtggtacacagattgatgatggaggtcaaagaaattaagatagaacatgtcccgaggggccaaaatgagagggcagatgtgttagcaaaattggcgagcacagggagattgggcaattaccaaacagtcattcaggaaaccctgcctcgcccgagcattgatttggtagaaataaagttgaaagcagtcaagtcagtaattgaaggcgagccttcttggatggagtcaatcaaaATATTCCTagaaaaccctccaaaggatgacgatgtgaacacaagagcgaaacgaagggaagccagtttttacacagtggtggatggtgagttgtatcggcggggaattatgtccccTATGCTCAAATGCGTTGACACCAAGAACGCCaatggaataatggcggaagtccatgaaggtgtttgttcaagccatataggcgggaaatccttggcggtgaaaatcgtgagagctggattttattggccgacaatgaagaaggactgtcttgagtatgttaagaaatgtgaaaaatgccaagtcttctctgacttgcacaaggctccgccagaagagttaacaaccatgatggcgccttggccatttgctatgtggggggtagacattttgggaccattcccagtagcgaaggcacaaatgaagtatatcatcgtggcggttgattacttcactaagtggatagaagctgaggcagtggcaactatcacggccgccaaggtcaggagcttcttgtggcgaaggattgtttgtagatttggggtccccatgacattagtaatggataacggaacacaattcacaagtagtgttacccgagaattttgtacagaaatgggaatcgagatgcgatttgcctctgtagaacatccacagaccaatgggcaggctgaatcggctaacaaggttatcctgaaaggtttaaagaagaaactggatgaagcaaaagggctttgggcggaggaactaccaggcgttctttgggcatacaacaccactgaacagtcaagcacaaaggaaaccccgtatcgtttaacttatgggactgacgccatgctcccagtggaaattgaaaaccaaaattggcgagtggctcggtttaatgagaatgacaacggggaaaatttaatagcaaatctagtcatgctgcccgaggaacaacgtgaggctcacataaggaatgaggcgggaaaagtgaaggttgcaagaaaattctcaacgaaagtagtgccaagaaaaatgagggtaggagacttagtgctccgaaaaaatacaatacccgataaacacaacaaactttcacccaactggggcgggccttacaggattataggcgatgttggaggaggagcttataagttggaacaactaaatggtcaaaaggttccacgaacatggaacgcctctcatctaaagcagtattttagttaa